The proteins below come from a single Limosilactobacillus reuteri genomic window:
- a CDS encoding deoxynucleoside kinase, with product MVIITAGMIGVGKTTLTGKIAEHLHTKAFFEPVGENPVLPLYYKNPKQYGFLLQIYFLNKRFSMIKQALTDDNNVLDRSIYEDALFTRENNAEGNITDTELEVYLKLLDNMMSDLQQLPKRAPDLMVYSETDFETILYRIKKRGRDYEQIDTNPELKDYYYKMWSAYKQWYKDYDASPKMKIDLERYDLEDPKNVDAVLAMIDERLKSLR from the coding sequence ATGGTGATTATTACAGCAGGGATGATTGGTGTCGGTAAAACAACTTTAACTGGGAAGATTGCCGAACACTTACATACAAAAGCATTTTTTGAACCAGTCGGAGAAAATCCAGTTTTACCACTGTATTATAAAAATCCAAAACAGTACGGCTTTTTACTCCAAATTTATTTTTTAAACAAGCGTTTCTCAATGATTAAACAAGCACTTACTGATGATAACAACGTGCTTGACCGTTCTATTTACGAAGATGCCTTGTTTACGCGAGAAAATAACGCCGAGGGTAACATCACTGATACTGAATTAGAAGTATACTTAAAGCTTCTCGACAATATGATGAGTGACCTCCAACAGTTACCTAAGCGCGCACCAGACTTAATGGTTTATTCTGAAACTGATTTTGAAACAATCTTATACCGGATTAAAAAGCGCGGGCGGGATTACGAGCAAATTGATACTAATCCAGAGTTAAAGGATTACTATTACAAGATGTGGAGTGCCTACAAGCAATGGTACAAGGATTACGATGCTAGTCCAAAAATGAAAATTGATTTAGAGCGTTATGACCTTGAAGATCCTAAGAACGTTGATGCGGTCTTAGCAATGATTGATGAACGGTTGAAGTCATTACGCTAA
- a CDS encoding CPBP family intramembrane glutamic endopeptidase, with product MIKVIKQSWIFRVILIALMLIAIEIPPIAVNFALRYSKTNQLIVDGFMVLFICLMLAIIWWAHRTYETYNQLGQPAGIKVGWIIGGYLAIILGMDVLSYLNQLIYHQTETANNAALGSMLGHNEVITIVFCFSAVVLSPIAEEFIFRGTLTNMFFKRGNIWPKVIFSGVIFSTGHMSTNPISFLIYAYMGMVLAYVYLRTDDIRNSIAIHMINNAIAMYVLLVQVI from the coding sequence ATGATAAAAGTAATTAAACAATCGTGGATATTTAGGGTGATTTTAATTGCGCTGATGTTAATTGCAATTGAGATTCCCCCGATTGCAGTTAATTTTGCTCTACGTTATTCAAAGACCAACCAGCTTATCGTGGACGGGTTCATGGTCTTATTCATCTGTTTAATGCTAGCGATTATTTGGTGGGCACACCGGACATATGAAACTTATAACCAATTAGGACAGCCGGCGGGAATAAAGGTTGGCTGGATTATCGGTGGTTATCTAGCGATTATTTTGGGAATGGATGTCCTTAGCTACCTTAATCAACTTATCTATCATCAAACTGAAACAGCGAACAATGCAGCACTAGGAAGCATGCTTGGTCATAATGAAGTAATTACGATCGTATTTTGTTTTTCGGCAGTTGTTCTAAGTCCAATTGCTGAAGAATTTATTTTTCGTGGTACATTGACAAATATGTTCTTTAAGCGTGGCAACATCTGGCCGAAAGTTATCTTCTCGGGGGTAATCTTTTCTACCGGTCATATGAGTACCAACCCCATTAGCTTTTTGATCTATGCTTATATGGGGATGGTCTTAGCATATGTTTATTTGCGAACGGATGACATTCGAAATTCGATTGCAATTCATATGATTAATAATGCGATTGCGATGTATGTTCTCTTGGTTCAAGTTATCTAA
- a CDS encoding bifunctional folylpolyglutamate synthase/dihydrofolate synthase, whose protein sequence is MQTYEQINAGFNRQMLGGQQDRVKFLRQILTRLKNPDQRFKIIHIAGTNGKGSTGTMLEQGLQNAGYRVGYFSSPALVDDREQIKVNDHLISKKDFAMTYQKITERLPIDLSPDDITIFEWWTLIMLQYFADQKVDWAVIECGLGGQDDATNIINAPFISVITHVALDHTRILGPTITQIAQAKAGIIKNGTKQVFLAPHQEKDTLTIIKAKAHQQRVGLTQADTQSIVDGKAILKVNHKIYKVPFNLLGTFQSENLGTVVSVFNFLFQRRLVTSWQPLLSTLATVKIAGRMQKIADHPSIILDGAHNPDAAKQLTETISKFPHNKVIMVLGFLADKNISQMVKIYQQMADKIIITTPDHPTRALDVSELKSALPQAIIADNPRKGLVVAKKIAEPNDLIIVTGSFYTIKDIEASLDEK, encoded by the coding sequence GTGCAGACCTATGAACAAATTAACGCGGGCTTTAACCGCCAAATGTTGGGAGGACAACAGGATCGGGTAAAATTTTTACGACAAATTCTTACTCGTTTAAAAAATCCTGACCAGCGATTTAAGATTATCCATATTGCGGGGACAAACGGAAAAGGCTCGACTGGGACAATGTTAGAACAGGGTTTGCAAAATGCTGGATATCGGGTCGGTTATTTTAGCAGTCCTGCTTTGGTAGATGATCGGGAGCAAATTAAGGTTAATGACCATTTGATTAGTAAAAAAGATTTTGCGATGACTTACCAAAAGATCACCGAACGCTTACCAATTGATCTTTCGCCTGATGATATTACCATTTTTGAGTGGTGGACCTTAATAATGCTGCAATATTTTGCGGATCAAAAAGTGGATTGGGCAGTCATTGAATGCGGTTTAGGCGGTCAAGATGATGCAACCAATATTATCAATGCGCCTTTTATTAGTGTGATAACACATGTTGCCCTTGACCATACGCGGATCTTAGGCCCAACGATTACCCAAATTGCCCAAGCTAAAGCAGGGATTATCAAGAATGGGACTAAGCAAGTGTTTTTAGCGCCGCACCAAGAAAAAGACACTCTCACAATTATTAAGGCAAAGGCTCATCAGCAAAGAGTGGGATTAACGCAAGCAGATACCCAGTCAATTGTCGATGGAAAGGCAATCCTGAAAGTTAATCACAAAATTTATAAAGTTCCTTTTAATTTATTAGGGACATTTCAAAGTGAAAATTTGGGCACCGTTGTCAGTGTATTTAATTTTCTTTTTCAACGAAGACTTGTTACTTCTTGGCAGCCTTTACTATCAACGCTTGCGACAGTGAAGATTGCTGGTCGAATGCAGAAAATCGCTGATCATCCTTCTATTATTTTGGACGGGGCTCATAATCCAGATGCAGCCAAACAACTTACCGAAACTATCTCTAAGTTTCCCCATAATAAAGTAATTATGGTTCTTGGTTTTCTTGCTGATAAAAATATTAGTCAGATGGTTAAAATTTATCAGCAAATGGCAGATAAGATAATAATTACTACTCCTGACCATCCAACTCGCGCCCTTGATGTAAGTGAGTTGAAATCAGCTCTGCCTCAAGCGATTATTGCCGATAATCCCCGAAAAGGGTTAGTGGTGGCAAAAAAGATTGCGGAGCCGAATGATTTAATTATTGTAACGGGTTCTTTTTATACGATTAAAGATATCGAGGCCAGTTTAGATGAAAAATAA
- a CDS encoding non-canonical purine NTP pyrophosphatase, protein MKNNFIIATHNIHKIKEIETILNFYRQHGEGYRKKLPQQAFPPESTVSYEENAKAKALFISQKLPAAKIIADDSGLELPAFPGRYGVETARELAQEVPNGDLNNYLIHLVDGKSRQFIMKTTIAMAVNNQVVKIGHGQLGGTIAHAERGANATGFDRIFIPAGESQTLAEMDQPTRISYLHRARAVKNLLDQLGE, encoded by the coding sequence ATGAAAAATAATTTTATTATTGCAACCCATAATATTCATAAGATTAAAGAAATTGAAACCATTCTAAATTTTTACCGCCAACATGGTGAGGGGTATCGAAAAAAGTTGCCGCAACAAGCTTTTCCTCCTGAATCAACAGTGAGCTATGAAGAAAATGCAAAGGCAAAGGCTCTCTTTATCAGTCAAAAGCTACCAGCAGCAAAAATAATCGCTGATGATTCTGGCTTAGAACTCCCGGCTTTTCCTGGAAGGTACGGGGTGGAGACAGCGCGAGAATTGGCGCAAGAAGTTCCTAATGGTGATTTGAATAATTACTTGATCCATTTGGTTGATGGTAAATCCCGACAATTTATAATGAAAACAACAATTGCCATGGCGGTAAATAATCAAGTGGTTAAAATTGGTCATGGTCAATTAGGGGGGACGATTGCTCATGCTGAAAGGGGAGCCAATGCGACAGGTTTTGATCGGATCTTTATCCCAGCCGGGGAATCGCAAACACTTGCCGAAATGGATCAGCCAACCCGTATTTCTTATTTACATCGTGCACGGGCTGTTAAAAATTTATTAGATCAATTAGGAGAATGA
- a CDS encoding heavy metal-binding domain-containing protein, with translation MFLSTEGFPQAHRILGIVNATSHLAMPTEAIDSFESMDQLFSDVQEKLKRRASEKGADGIVGVRFTTDVANMQVAPKFLVLTAYGTMIQFVK, from the coding sequence ATGTTTTTATCAACTGAGGGATTTCCTCAAGCCCACCGCATTTTAGGGATTGTCAATGCCACCAGTCATTTAGCGATGCCTACCGAGGCAATTGATTCATTTGAGTCCATGGACCAATTATTTAGTGATGTTCAAGAAAAATTAAAGCGGCGGGCCAGTGAAAAAGGTGCAGATGGTATTGTTGGGGTTCGTTTTACTACGGATGTTGCCAATATGCAGGTTGCACCCAAATTCTTGGTCCTAACCGCATATGGAACAATGATTCAATTTGTTAAATAA
- the folB gene encoding dihydroneopterin aldolase, which yields MAFNTYNGVFAEEKKLGQKIEIDCEMDYPIETMVKTDELEETVSYADVYETIAEFVAHHNYNLIESLANNLLHELFKTYPMLNGIRLRIRKYSVPIAGIFDNVEIEVAGSK from the coding sequence ATGGCATTTAATACTTACAATGGTGTGTTTGCGGAAGAGAAAAAGCTTGGTCAAAAAATTGAAATTGACTGTGAAATGGACTACCCAATTGAAACGATGGTTAAAACCGATGAATTAGAGGAAACTGTCAGTTACGCTGATGTTTATGAAACAATTGCGGAGTTTGTTGCCCACCATAATTACAATTTGATTGAGAGCCTTGCTAATAATTTATTGCATGAGCTTTTCAAAACATACCCAATGCTTAATGGTATTCGCCTTCGTATTCGTAAGTATAGTGTGCCAATTGCCGGAATTTTTGATAATGTCGAAATTGAAGTAGCAGGGAGCAAGTAA
- a CDS encoding ASCH domain-containing protein yields the protein MKVLSIHPEYGMEILNDTKTEEYQTWTTKYRGDLLICNSAKKTHGAVASHALCVAKITGIEEQYDGEQKYYAWVIAPFEEGGSYWIEPLKVKGQLKLFNVDDRLIKPAPFTNPFSKAGEQWYQEKIAPLIY from the coding sequence ATGAAAGTTTTATCAATTCATCCCGAATATGGAATGGAAATCTTAAATGATACAAAAACAGAGGAATACCAGACATGGACAACTAAATATCGTGGTGACCTCCTAATTTGCAATAGTGCGAAGAAGACACATGGGGCGGTAGCTAGTCATGCGTTATGTGTTGCTAAGATTACTGGAATTGAGGAACAATATGACGGTGAACAAAAATATTATGCATGGGTGATTGCACCCTTTGAGGAAGGTGGTTCTTATTGGATTGAACCATTAAAAGTTAAGGGACAGTTAAAATTGTTTAACGTCGATGACCGCTTGATTAAACCTGCGCCGTTTACTAATCCTTTCTCAAAAGCTGGGGAACAATGGTACCAGGAAAAGATTGCGCCCTTAATCTATTAA
- the rbsR gene encoding ribose utilization transcriptional repressor RbsR, whose amino-acid sequence MKKKITIRDLAKEAGVSVTTVSQILNNKGDRFSTATQERVLALRDKYKYVPDFNARNLILKSAKTIGVLVPNIANPFFGTFVEGVQSIAREAEFIPLVFSANRDPKLEKYYLSQMIERSISGLVIASATMTTETIKEVISFNEIPYILFDQNHTQEGDRVQTNDYLGGQIAAKHLIELGHKHIAVLTSDNPTENLNHRMNGFKNIIQENNLSLDPIHDVIRAPLTKDGGYKAAKDVLATGASAVFAANDEMAIGLLRGLHELDVKVPEDISVIGYDNIYWDDYVYPRLTTVQQPIFDLGAGATKMLIEQISHSSAEARVQNFPVKLIKRDSTSSYRPK is encoded by the coding sequence ATGAAAAAGAAAATAACAATTCGTGATTTAGCAAAAGAAGCTGGTGTTTCTGTAACCACTGTTTCGCAAATTTTAAATAATAAAGGCGATCGATTCAGCACAGCAACTCAGGAACGAGTTTTAGCATTACGGGACAAATATAAATACGTTCCTGACTTTAATGCTCGGAATTTAATTTTAAAGAGTGCCAAGACAATTGGGGTATTAGTTCCTAATATTGCTAACCCATTTTTTGGTACTTTTGTCGAGGGAGTGCAGAGTATTGCCCGTGAAGCAGAATTTATTCCACTTGTCTTTAGTGCCAACCGTGACCCAAAATTGGAAAAATATTACCTTTCCCAGATGATTGAACGATCAATTAGTGGATTAGTGATTGCTAGTGCAACGATGACTACAGAGACAATTAAAGAAGTTATCTCCTTTAATGAGATTCCTTACATCTTGTTTGATCAAAATCATACGCAGGAGGGTGATCGAGTTCAAACGAATGATTACCTTGGTGGCCAAATCGCGGCTAAACACCTCATTGAACTTGGTCACAAACATATTGCCGTTCTTACCTCTGACAACCCTACTGAAAATTTAAATCACCGAATGAATGGGTTCAAAAATATTATTCAAGAAAATAATCTAAGTTTAGATCCTATTCACGATGTTATTCGGGCACCCTTGACGAAGGATGGCGGATATAAAGCAGCAAAAGATGTTTTAGCAACTGGTGCTTCTGCTGTTTTTGCGGCGAACGATGAGATGGCAATTGGATTATTGCGAGGATTGCATGAATTAGACGTTAAAGTTCCCGAAGATATTTCTGTAATTGGTTACGATAATATCTACTGGGACGACTATGTTTATCCACGATTAACTACAGTACAACAACCAATTTTTGACCTTGGCGCTGGAGCTACTAAAATGCTCATTGAACAGATTAGTCATAGTAGTGCGGAAGCCCGCGTTCAAAACTTTCCGGTAAAATTAATTAAACGAGATAGTACAAGTTCCTATCGTCCAAAATAA
- the rbsK gene encoding ribokinase, whose protein sequence is MTNHVTIVGSLNVDTTMKVKRMPLPGETIAALSKTNAAGGKGANQAVAAARSGAETAFVGQVGDDAGGKMMINDLKNNNVDTTGIHVDDQAGTGSAAILLDESGQNSILVYGGANQQLSVKGVEDARDQIAAADFVIAQFETPQEATLRAFQIAKENGVKTILNPAPAHEINPDLLKLTDLIIPNETESAALTGIIVTDETSMLMSAAKFAQMGVRNLIITVGAKGAFYCTQDGYNFIPAFKVNAVDTTAAGDTFIGALSSQLKPDMSNIEKAIVYAQRASSLAVQKLGALPSIPTYDEVVAASKNN, encoded by the coding sequence ATGACAAATCATGTAACAATTGTAGGCAGTTTAAATGTTGATACAACAATGAAAGTTAAGCGGATGCCATTACCTGGGGAAACAATTGCCGCTTTAAGCAAGACTAATGCTGCTGGGGGAAAGGGAGCAAACCAAGCCGTTGCTGCTGCTCGTTCAGGCGCTGAAACAGCTTTTGTTGGTCAAGTTGGTGATGACGCTGGTGGTAAGATGATGATCAATGACCTCAAGAACAACAACGTCGACACAACAGGGATCCACGTTGACGATCAAGCAGGTACTGGATCTGCAGCCATCTTGCTTGATGAAAGTGGTCAAAACAGTATCTTAGTGTACGGAGGAGCTAACCAACAATTAAGCGTTAAGGGAGTAGAAGATGCTCGTGATCAAATTGCCGCTGCTGATTTCGTGATTGCTCAATTTGAAACTCCACAAGAAGCTACTCTACGGGCATTCCAAATTGCAAAGGAAAATGGTGTAAAGACAATCTTAAATCCTGCTCCTGCTCATGAAATTAACCCTGATTTATTGAAGTTAACAGACTTAATCATTCCAAATGAAACAGAGAGTGCTGCTTTAACAGGAATTATTGTTACAGACGAAACTTCAATGCTTATGTCAGCTGCAAAGTTTGCTCAAATGGGTGTCCGAAACTTAATTATTACTGTTGGTGCAAAGGGTGCCTTCTACTGTACTCAAGATGGCTACAACTTTATTCCTGCTTTTAAGGTTAATGCTGTTGATACCACTGCCGCTGGTGATACCTTCATCGGTGCGCTTTCATCCCAATTAAAGCCTGATATGAGTAACATTGAAAAGGCAATTGTCTACGCTCAACGTGCAAGTTCATTAGCTGTTCAAAAGCTTGGTGCATTACCATCAATTCCTACTTATGACGAAGTAGTTGCTGCATCAAAGAATAACTAG
- a CDS encoding universal stress protein: MSYQNILVGVDGSKQADMAFEKAVDTAKTNDAKLYLLSIINGERYPSTGPGGYGFVSHSIYDSAIETMQKKLADYKKKAEAAGIKDVKTDVKVGNAKVELAERYPKENDIDLIIIGATGLNVVGRLLVGSTAAYTIREAPCDVTVVKTNLKNQKLDIKETTYPEM, encoded by the coding sequence ATGAGTTATCAAAATATTCTTGTTGGTGTCGATGGTTCCAAGCAAGCTGATATGGCTTTTGAAAAAGCGGTTGACACTGCTAAGACCAATGATGCCAAGTTGTATTTACTAAGTATTATCAACGGTGAACGTTATCCAAGTACTGGTCCTGGTGGATACGGCTTTGTTAGTCATAGTATTTATGATTCAGCAATCGAAACGATGCAAAAGAAGTTAGCTGACTACAAGAAAAAAGCAGAAGCCGCTGGAATAAAAGATGTTAAAACTGATGTAAAGGTTGGTAACGCTAAGGTTGAACTTGCGGAACGTTATCCTAAAGAAAATGATATTGATTTAATCATTATTGGCGCAACCGGATTAAATGTTGTCGGACGGCTACTTGTCGGTTCAACTGCTGCTTATACTATTCGTGAAGCACCATGTGACGTTACCGTTGTTAAGACAAACTTAAAGAATCAAAAATTGGATATCAAGGAAACGACATATCCTGAAATGTAA
- a CDS encoding glycoside hydrolase family 73 protein, which produces MLNRRVITSALIVLTSLSGQPVKADVIQQAQFDANEDVKRAKPIDEEALVNHDEEYIDAYLTEYENAAQAKASEQNNALTGTEEAPEHETIQSSTENSAEQRQLLEEDKKDEQVYQPQQPSAVQAQFINRIAPAAQQIGREHDLYPSIIIAQAALESDWGCSTLGKAPNNNLFGVKGYFARQTVAQPTTEYDKQGHKFQVISNFRQYASEYEALRDYAQTLEDPLYQGVHRQNTKNYREATRALRGRYATDPEYDRKLNQLIDTYQLTKYDDQFNTSNERANPVPMTDRKEESEAMPIVAKHPVQARKNDVNIPQYVPLLGGVGTAGMIEMFRRLLKKRKEHD; this is translated from the coding sequence GTGTTAAACCGCCGTGTTATTACTAGTGCATTAATTGTTTTAACAAGCCTTAGCGGGCAACCGGTTAAAGCGGACGTTATCCAACAAGCACAATTTGATGCAAATGAAGATGTAAAACGTGCAAAGCCGATTGACGAAGAGGCCTTAGTTAATCATGATGAAGAATATATTGATGCTTATTTAACAGAATATGAAAATGCTGCTCAAGCAAAGGCAAGTGAGCAAAATAATGCTTTGACAGGTACAGAGGAAGCGCCAGAGCATGAAACTATTCAATCTTCAACTGAAAACTCTGCTGAACAAAGGCAGCTGCTAGAAGAAGATAAAAAAGATGAGCAGGTTTATCAACCTCAACAACCATCCGCAGTCCAAGCACAATTTATTAATCGAATAGCCCCAGCTGCTCAACAAATTGGTCGGGAGCATGATTTATATCCATCAATTATTATTGCGCAAGCGGCCTTAGAGAGTGATTGGGGATGCAGTACGTTGGGAAAGGCGCCTAATAATAATCTTTTTGGGGTTAAGGGGTATTTTGCCCGGCAAACAGTTGCTCAACCCACGACTGAATATGATAAGCAAGGCCATAAGTTTCAGGTTATTAGTAATTTTCGACAGTATGCAAGTGAATACGAAGCGTTAAGGGATTATGCGCAAACATTAGAAGACCCACTTTATCAAGGAGTTCACCGTCAAAATACCAAAAATTATCGTGAAGCTACACGGGCACTTCGCGGACGATATGCAACAGATCCTGAGTATGATCGGAAGCTAAACCAGCTGATTGATACTTACCAACTTACTAAATATGATGATCAATTTAACACCAGCAATGAACGGGCTAATCCTGTTCCAATGACTGACAGGAAAGAGGAGAGTGAGGCGATGCCAATTGTTGCCAAACATCCCGTTCAAGCGAGAAAGAACGATGTTAATATCCCTCAATATGTTCCTTTGCTTGGTGGAGTAGGGACGGCAGGAATGATTGAAATGTTTCGTCGTTTGTTGAAGAAAAGGAAAGAGCATGATTAA
- the pepV gene encoding dipeptidase PepV — MTDWMKAAEAQKENYLNDLVALMKIPSVRDDSAATDEYPLGPRPAQALKAFLEMAEQDGFKVKNIDNLVGYAEWGEGDETLAILAHLDVMPAGKGWDTDPFDPVIKDGNLYGRGASDDKGPGMAAYYALKYLKDQGVKFNKKVRFIVGTDEESNWTGMHRYFEVEPAPTLGFSPDAEFPVINGEKGQVSLLLDVPAGNGDASIQLVSFESGLRFNMVPREAVALIRTDNPQEVTNDFGHFIEENPVEGNIESTDKGLKITVIGKAAHGMEPEKGINAATYLAKFLNRYDFGGGAKSFIEFLADYLHLDTRMDGFNGAYTDPVMGELTMNAGILNFDADKGGHIDMNFRFPKGITPDKLEDTVKAIADKLQIKVTQGPSQAPHYVDPDDPIVKTLMQAYIDQTGDTDAKPEVVGGGTYGRLMKRGVAFGALMPHTPNTMHQANEYQPVNDLITSMAIYMEAINNLVTD, encoded by the coding sequence TTGACTGATTGGATGAAAGCCGCAGAGGCACAAAAAGAAAACTATTTAAATGATCTCGTAGCATTAATGAAGATCCCCAGTGTCCGTGATGATTCAGCGGCAACAGATGAATACCCGCTTGGTCCTCGTCCTGCTCAAGCGCTAAAAGCATTTTTAGAGATGGCAGAACAAGACGGTTTTAAAGTAAAGAACATCGATAACCTTGTTGGATATGCTGAATGGGGTGAAGGTGATGAGACACTTGCCATTTTAGCCCATCTTGATGTAATGCCTGCTGGTAAGGGTTGGGATACGGATCCATTTGACCCAGTTATCAAGGATGGCAACTTATATGGTCGTGGTGCTTCTGATGATAAGGGACCTGGAATGGCTGCTTACTATGCCTTGAAATATTTGAAAGATCAAGGCGTAAAGTTTAACAAGAAAGTTCGTTTTATCGTTGGAACTGATGAAGAAAGTAACTGGACTGGAATGCACCGTTACTTTGAAGTCGAACCAGCCCCCACACTTGGTTTTTCACCAGATGCGGAATTTCCAGTAATTAATGGTGAAAAGGGTCAAGTATCACTCTTACTTGATGTCCCTGCTGGCAATGGGGATGCTTCAATACAACTAGTTAGTTTTGAATCTGGTTTGCGTTTCAACATGGTACCGCGGGAAGCAGTTGCCCTTATTCGGACAGATAACCCTCAAGAAGTTACTAATGATTTTGGTCACTTTATTGAAGAAAATCCGGTTGAAGGTAATATTGAATCAACAGATAAAGGTCTTAAGATTACTGTCATCGGAAAAGCTGCCCATGGAATGGAACCAGAAAAGGGAATCAATGCAGCAACATACCTTGCAAAGTTCTTAAATCGATATGACTTTGGTGGGGGCGCAAAGAGTTTCATTGAATTCTTAGCTGACTATCTTCATTTAGATACGCGAATGGATGGTTTTAATGGTGCTTACACTGATCCAGTAATGGGTGAATTAACTATGAATGCCGGAATCTTAAACTTCGATGCGGACAAGGGTGGTCACATTGATATGAACTTCCGCTTCCCTAAAGGCATAACACCAGATAAGTTAGAGGATACTGTAAAGGCGATTGCCGATAAATTACAAATTAAAGTTACGCAAGGCCCATCTCAAGCTCCACATTATGTTGATCCAGATGATCCAATTGTTAAGACATTAATGCAAGCTTATATTGATCAAACTGGAGATACAGACGCAAAACCAGAAGTTGTTGGTGGAGGAACTTATGGTCGTTTGATGAAGCGGGGGGTTGCATTTGGTGCTTTAATGCCACATACGCCAAATACAATGCATCAGGCTAATGAATATCAACCTGTGAATGATTTAATTACATCGATGGCAATTTACATGGAAGCAATTAATAATCTCGTTACTGATTAA
- the folE gene encoding GTP cyclohydrolase I FolE, whose protein sequence is MDQQKIAKAVKDLLIAIGEDPEREGLAETPQRVAKMYQEVFSSLNHQPEEVANYKAFHVDDVPEMVLVQHIPFYSMCEHHLLPFFGYANVAYVPKDKKVIGLSKIPRLLDFVTKKPGMQERVTTDLVAELQRILDPAGIAVTIAARHLCMEMRGVNKAGQFTYTDKFTGQFKTDSDLKQEFLNQTRNYRADL, encoded by the coding sequence ATGGACCAACAAAAAATAGCAAAGGCTGTTAAAGATTTATTAATTGCAATCGGTGAAGATCCGGAACGAGAAGGATTGGCAGAGACGCCCCAGCGCGTTGCCAAAATGTACCAAGAAGTTTTTTCTTCTCTTAACCATCAACCAGAAGAAGTGGCGAACTATAAGGCCTTTCATGTTGATGATGTGCCAGAAATGGTATTAGTGCAGCACATTCCTTTTTATTCAATGTGTGAACACCATTTGCTGCCATTCTTCGGATACGCGAATGTGGCTTATGTTCCTAAAGATAAGAAAGTTATTGGCCTAAGTAAGATCCCCCGGTTGTTAGATTTTGTAACGAAAAAACCGGGGATGCAAGAACGCGTTACAACAGATTTAGTAGCCGAGTTGCAACGAATCCTTGATCCAGCCGGGATTGCAGTAACCATTGCGGCCCGCCACCTTTGTATGGAAATGCGAGGTGTTAATAAGGCCGGTCAATTTACGTATACTGATAAGTTTACAGGTCAATTTAAGACTGACAGTGATTTGAAACAAGAATTTCTAAATCAAACGAGGAATTATCGTGCAGACCTATGA
- the folK gene encoding 2-amino-4-hydroxy-6-hydroxymethyldihydropteridine diphosphokinase, whose translation MTEVYLSIGSNMGNRLANLQKAIQMLNVPPKIDITAISSVYETEPVGGVKQDSFYNIAVKVATGLTAQQLLDHLHNIEQELHRRRLIHWGPRTIDLDIIDFGHQHIKTSTLTIPHPEMANRQFVLLPMREITNQNDPYYQQLDHLLNKTPDHNWLKKIYGREVFSWTNKK comes from the coding sequence ATGACTGAAGTTTATCTAAGCATTGGCAGTAATATGGGCAACCGGTTAGCAAACCTTCAAAAAGCTATTCAGATGCTGAATGTGCCGCCTAAAATTGATATTACGGCGATCTCCTCAGTGTATGAAACAGAACCGGTGGGAGGTGTCAAACAAGATTCTTTTTACAATATTGCGGTTAAAGTTGCAACTGGGTTAACAGCTCAGCAACTCCTTGACCATCTTCACAATATCGAACAGGAGTTACATCGACGCCGGCTCATTCATTGGGGACCACGGACAATTGACCTTGATATTATTGATTTTGGTCATCAACATATTAAAACCTCAACGTTAACAATTCCTCATCCAGAAATGGCTAACCGGCAGTTTGTTTTATTACCAATGCGCGAAATTACTAATCAAAATGATCCTTATTATCAACAATTGGATCATTTATTAAATAAGACTCCAGACCATAATTGGCTTAAAAAGATATATGGACGAGAGGTATTTTCATGGACCAACAAAAAATAG